DNA sequence from the Vicinamibacterales bacterium genome:
GCGGGGACGCTGCTGCAGGCGGCGGGTGTCAGCGTGCCGGCGGGGATGCGTCCGGGTCCGCTCGGGAAGGATGGCGAAGCCTACGCCGAGTCGAAGTATCCGGAATCCGCCGGGTGGCACGACCTCTCAGCGCTGGCGTTCGAGCGCTGGAAGGTGATCGCATCGTCAACCGTGGAGCTCTACGATCTCCAGACGGATCCGGACGAACGGCGCAATCTGGCGGGCGAGAAACTCTCCGTCGTCGACGGCGCGCGCCGGCGGCTCGCGGCGCTGCGCGCCGCGGCGGGATCGTCGGCCGCGGTGCCGGCCGATGCCGCCGATCGCCTTCGCGCCCTCGGCTATGTCTCCGGCTCGCCTTCGCCGATCACCGGCGACGCTCCGAATCCGGCGTCGGTGATTGCGGCGTGGAACTCGTTCGAGCGCGAGCTGACGCGGCTCACGTCCGGTGACGCGCGTGGCGCTCTGCCCGGCCTGGCGCAGCTCGCGCGCGCACACCCCGGCTCCGGTGTCTTTCAAGGGACGTACGCGAGGGCGCTGACGGAGACGGGCCGGGCGGCGCAGGCGGTGGACATCTATCGCCGTCTCGTCGCACGGCAGCCGAATGACGCCGCGATGTATCACGACCTGGCGGTAGCGGCGGCGGCGGCGGGAATGACCGGTGAAGCGCTGCGCGCGGAGCAGGCGTCGCTGGCGCTGCAGCCCTCGAATGCGGCGGCGTCGAACGGTCTCGGCCTGTTGTTGATCGAGGCGGGCAAGCCGGCGGAGGCGGTCGCCGCGTTCGAGCGCGCCACGCAGGACGATCCGTCGAACGCGGTGTTCTGGGCGAATCTCGGCAACGCGCGCCGCGACAGCGGCGATGCGGCCCGCGCCGAGCAGGCCTATCGCGCCGCGCTGGATCGCGATCCGCGATCCCCCGACGCCGCCAACGGCCTCGGCGTGCTGCTCGTGCAGCAGCAGCGGCCCGCCGACGCGATTCGCTGGTTCGAACAGGCGCTCGCGGGATCGCCGAAGTTCGTCGAGGCGCGGCTCAACCTGGGGATTGCGTATCAGGAGACGGGACGGCGCGATGCGGCGAGTGCCGCGTACCGGCGCGTGCTGGCGGATGCGCCGGAAGGCTCTCGTGAGCGCGGCGCCGCGGAGAAGCTGCTCGCGTCGCTGAAATAGCTGCCGGCGGCCAGCTTCCGGCTGCCGGCCTGGCCGCGGCAAGAGGAAGGGCCGGCTCGCTTGCGCGATGCCGGCCCTCGGATCATCTTAGAAACTGAACCTGAACCCGATCTGACCGACGCGCTGCTCTCCGGCCTGGAAGTCGCCGGCGAAGGTGGTCGGCTGCATGAACGAGGACAGGGCTGCTCCCGCGGTCGAGAACTGGCTGGTGTTGAACCCGCCGGGGTTCTTCGCGTTCAGCAGGTTGAAGACCTCGCCGATCAGCTCCACGCGGCTGGAGCCGACGAGCCGCAGGTTGTAGGAGACGCGCAGGTTCATCTGCGTCCGCCACGCGCCGCGGCTGCAGTTCCAGGTCTCGCAGGTGCCGGTCTCGTCGTAGGTGGCGGTGGTCCCGTCGAAGCCGGTGAACTTGTAGGCCTTCGCCGAGATGTCGTTGGTCACCGCGTTGCTGTTCAGATCGCGCCCGTCGATGGTGGCGATCGGGAGCGGCGAGCGGAACGTGAAGATCGGCGAGATGGTGACGCCCCGCACCAGGAACACGCCGGCGAGGGTGCCCGAGTGACGCGCGTCGGTGCGGCCCGTCGGACCCCACGTGCGCGGATCGTCGTAGAGCAGCGCGACGTCCTGGATGTTGTTCTGGTTCAGTTCGTCGGCCGCGGTCCCGATGTTGCTCTTCGACTCGGCGAGCGTGTAGGTCGCGGTGAGGTCGACGCCGCGCGACATGCGGCGCTTGATCCCGGTGATCAGCCCCTTGTACTCGCTCTTGCCGCGGCTGATCGCGCCGCGCGTGCCGATGCCGTTGGGCTGCAGGCCGAGGAACGCCAGCTGTCGCGGCGCCGTCGACGGCGTGTTGATCTGGCGCGCGTTGATCGCGGCGCGCGTGCCGAGGTCTCGCCCTTCGTTGCGCACCACGTCGACGGTGAACACGGTGCTCGGCGACAGCTGGTGCGACCAGCCGAAGGCGAGCTGACGCGTGTAGGGCAGCTCGAACCGCGGATCCAGCCACTGGCCGAAGAGCGGCAGCGCGCTGGTGTTCACCTGGTTCTGGCTGGCGATATTCGAGATCGGCTGACCGAAGCGGTAGAAACTGCCGTCCGGGTTCTTGATCCCGGCAGTGTCCGTCACCTGGAAGATCGCGCCGAACCCGATGCCGGTCGCGTCGACCGCCGGGAACAGCACGTTGGCGTTGGTGTAGCCCATGTCGTAATAGATGCCCCAGCCGCCGCGGACGACGTCCTGCCCGTTGCCGCGCACATCGAATGCGAAGCCCACCCGCGGCTGGATGTTGTCGTAGTCGTCCTTCGGATCCTTGCCCCAGTTCTCCGCCCCCTTGATGCCGGCGTTGAGGCCGGCGCGGCCGGCGGCCTGGATCTTCACGTAGTTGGGGTTCTTCGACTGATCGATCTGGTACCCGGTGATCAGGTCGTAGCGGAGGCCCAGATTCAGCGTCAGCCGGTTGTTCACGCGCCAGTCGTCCTGGAAGTAGCCGGCGTACTGCTTCAGCGGGATGTTCGCTTCCGCCAGACCGCCGTTGATCGACACCCCGGTGATGATCCCGTTCAGCGTGTTGTCGCCGTGGTTGTAGGCGTAGTCGTTGGTCCCTTCGGTGAACGTCAGGTAGAGGCGCGGCTCGTTGATGAAGTTCACGCCGGCCTTGAAGTCGTGGCCGACGCCGCCCCAGCCCGCCCTGCTGAAGGAGAAGTCGTTGCGGAACTGATACTTCTTCTGCTGCGTCGCCTGCGGCGTGTTGGTGTTCTGGCCGACGCGGACGCCGTTCTGGAACGTGTGCTGCGGATCGCCGCTGTTGGCGGTGATCGCGTTGGCGAAGTCGGCGTACTGGAAGATGAACTCGTTCAGCTTGCCGCCGCCGAGCACCCAGTTGTGATTGAGGTTGATCGAGTTGAACTCGTTGGTGCTCTGGCCCCAGTTGTTCGGCGCGCGCAGCCCGCTCGCGCCGTACGGCTGCGAGTTGTTGTTCCGGCCGTAGCGCACCGCGAGGTACTGCGACGGGGTGATGTTCGACGTCATCTTGCCGGTGAACAGGTTCTCGCGATACGGCGTCGGCTGCGGGCCGTCGAACTCGGGGAACAGCCCCAGCGTGTTCACCACCTGGAACGTGTCCTGCTGCGTCCGCTCGAACGCCGCGAAGTAGTGCGCCTTGTCACGCGCGATCGGGCCGCCGAACGATCCGCCGTACTGATACCGGCGATAGTCCTGCTTGCCGTTCGGCGTGCGGCCGGCCGCCTTCGCGGCCTCGTCGGCGCGGCGCTCGCTTTCGGTCAGCGCGTTCATCGACGTGTCGCGGAACAGCGTGAACCAGCTGCCGCGCAGGTCGTTGGTGCCGGCCTTGGTGACGATGTTCATCACGCCGCCGTTGCTGCGGCCGTACTCGGCCTTGTAGCGCGAGGTGACGAACTGGAATTCCTGGATCGCTTCGAGCGGGAAGAGCTGCAGCAGGCCGCCGACGGTGTCGTCGTTGTTGTCGCCGCCGTCGATCTGATAGTTGACGTTGCGGCCGTTGCCGCCGCCGATCTGCGGCGAGTACTGCGTGCTCTTGGTCGGGTCGCTGTGGAACCCGAGCATGACGCCGGGGATCGTCACCGCCGCGTTGGCGAACTGCCGGCCGTTCAACGGCAGGCTCTCGATCCGGCCCACGTCCACCACGCCGCCCACCGCTGACGTCGTCGTCTGGATCAGCGGCGATTCGGCCGTGACGCTGACGTTCTCGGAGACGCCGGCGACGTTCAGATCGATGTTGATGTCGGTCTGCTGGCCGACGTTGACGATCACGCCCTTGCGCTCGTACGGGGAGAAGCCCGAGAGCTCGGCGCGGACGTCATACGTGCCGACCGGCAGCGCGGTCAGGCGGTAGATCCCTTCCGCGTCGGTGACTTCCGTCCGGGAAAAGCCGGTGGCGGCGTTCTTGGCCGTCACGGTCACGCCCGGGACCGCCGCCTTCTGGGCATCGACCACGCGACCCTGGATGTTCCCGGTTGTCTGTTGCGCCGCGGCGGGGACGCCGAGAGCGATTGCGCAGACCGCAATCAACGCAACGATCATTCGTTTCATTACCTGTAGCCTCCAGAATTTGAGAGAGCCGCGGCCCGATTGGACCGTGGGACGAACTACGGTAGCAAGCCGTGAACCACGGCGGCTGGGATGAACGACGGCTGCAACGTGATGAAAACAAAGCCCGTCATTCGTCCCACCCGCAGCGGCGTCGCAAAGCCCGTCAGTGAATCCACTTTTTTGAATCGCCACGTCCCGAAAACCGTTCCGCGAGCCCGAAAGGAGCCAGACCCGGGTCTGACCCCTTGTGTCCTCGTTTGCGGTCGGTCAAGAAGGAGCGAAACGACGCGGGTCTGACCGCTTGTGTCCTCGTTTGCGGTCGGTCGAAAAGGAGCCAGACCCGGGTCTGACCCCTTCTGTCCTCGTTTGCGGTCGGTCAGCGGAGGCTGGCGAGGAGGCGCTCGACTTCCGGTCGCTGCGGGGCAGTCGGCGGGAGGCGACGAAGCAGCTCGCGCGTTTCCCGCTCCGCCTCGGCGCGGCGGCCGGCGCGCGCGTAGGCGAGCGCCAGGCCGAATCGGCCCTGATGGAGATCGGGATCCAGCGACAGCGCGCGCTGGAGGTGGGGGATGGCGGCACCAGGCTGACCCGAATCGGACAGGACGAGGCCGAGATTCGCGCTCACGACGGCGTTCTCGGGTTCGATCGCCTGGGCGGCCGTCAGCGTCCGGGTGGCGGCGACGAGATTCTTCGCGGCTGTCTGGCAGCCGGCGAGGCCCAGATACGCGTCCGCACCGGGCACCCCGGCGCCGATGGCGGCGTTGAACCGCGGAAT
Encoded proteins:
- a CDS encoding sulfatase-like hydrolase/transferase, with translation MTRESSLALSAAACLLLTACSGRPPSAPVSKPNVLLVTIDTLRADRLGRGLTPALDALASRGVRYATARATAPLTLPSHASILTGTLPPEHGVRVNGVALAVRPTLARAFADAGYRTGAFVGAYVLDRRFGLSGGFSIYDDRIPRDPSGAARLEAERRGDVVVTSALAWLGQASAQPFFAWVHLYDPHAPYEPPQEHLARARGSAAAAYDGEVAFADAQVGRLLEWLRTTGNDATTIVAVTGDHGEGLGDHGEATHGMLAYDSTLRVPLVMAFPANLDLPAGVGARRQSTIEQPVSLADLAGTLLQAAGVSVPAGMRPGPLGKDGEAYAESKYPESAGWHDLSALAFERWKVIASSTVELYDLQTDPDERRNLAGEKLSVVDGARRRLAALRAAAGSSAAVPADAADRLRALGYVSGSPSPITGDAPNPASVIAAWNSFERELTRLTSGDARGALPGLAQLARAHPGSGVFQGTYARALTETGRAAQAVDIYRRLVARQPNDAAMYHDLAVAAAAAGMTGEALRAEQASLALQPSNAAASNGLGLLLIEAGKPAEAVAAFERATQDDPSNAVFWANLGNARRDSGDAARAEQAYRAALDRDPRSPDAANGLGVLLVQQQRPADAIRWFEQALAGSPKFVEARLNLGIAYQETGRRDAASAAYRRVLADAPEGSRERGAAEKLLASLK
- a CDS encoding carboxypeptidase regulatory-like domain-containing protein; its protein translation is MIVALIAVCAIALGVPAAAQQTTGNIQGRVVDAQKAAVPGVTVTAKNAATGFSRTEVTDAEGIYRLTALPVGTYDVRAELSGFSPYERKGVIVNVGQQTDINIDLNVAGVSENVSVTAESPLIQTTTSAVGGVVDVGRIESLPLNGRQFANAAVTIPGVMLGFHSDPTKSTQYSPQIGGGNGRNVNYQIDGGDNNDDTVGGLLQLFPLEAIQEFQFVTSRYKAEYGRSNGGVMNIVTKAGTNDLRGSWFTLFRDTSMNALTESERRADEAAKAAGRTPNGKQDYRRYQYGGSFGGPIARDKAHYFAAFERTQQDTFQVVNTLGLFPEFDGPQPTPYRENLFTGKMTSNITPSQYLAVRYGRNNNSQPYGASGLRAPNNWGQSTNEFNSINLNHNWVLGGGKLNEFIFQYADFANAITANSGDPQHTFQNGVRVGQNTNTPQATQQKKYQFRNDFSFSRAGWGGVGHDFKAGVNFINEPRLYLTFTEGTNDYAYNHGDNTLNGIITGVSINGGLAEANIPLKQYAGYFQDDWRVNNRLTLNLGLRYDLITGYQIDQSKNPNYVKIQAAGRAGLNAGIKGAENWGKDPKDDYDNIQPRVGFAFDVRGNGQDVVRGGWGIYYDMGYTNANVLFPAVDATGIGFGAIFQVTDTAGIKNPDGSFYRFGQPISNIASQNQVNTSALPLFGQWLDPRFELPYTRQLAFGWSHQLSPSTVFTVDVVRNEGRDLGTRAAINARQINTPSTAPRQLAFLGLQPNGIGTRGAISRGKSEYKGLITGIKRRMSRGVDLTATYTLAESKSNIGTAADELNQNNIQDVALLYDDPRTWGPTGRTDARHSGTLAGVFLVRGVTISPIFTFRSPLPIATIDGRDLNSNAVTNDISAKAYKFTGFDGTTATYDETGTCETWNCSRGAWRTQMNLRVSYNLRLVGSSRVELIGEVFNLLNAKNPGGFNTSQFSTAGAALSSFMQPTTFAGDFQAGEQRVGQIGFRFSF